A genomic window from Gemmatimonadaceae bacterium includes:
- the pckA gene encoding phosphoenolpyruvate carboxykinase (ATP), with protein MATQTTPVPGSTLEAQGLTPTGTVHWNLVAPRLIQRAIERAEGQLADMGPFVAVTTPHTGRSPKDKFIVREPSAEHDVDWGKVNQPLSPEHFATLLADVRAYLNGRDELFVQDLYCGAEPAHRLAVRYVSPNAWHMAFVRNMFIRPALAELAAFAPNFTVLHAPEYQADPARHGTRTGTFIVVNLAQRMILIGGTRYAGELKKAMFTVMNYYMPKRGVLSMHCSANIGADGDTALFFGLSGTGKTTLSADPHRDLIGDDEHGWSPHGVFNFEGGCYAKVINLSAESEPDIYATTQMFGTILENVVLDAATSRVRFDDQSVTENTRASYPLPYIRNHVPSGRGGHPKNVVFLCADAYGVMPPVAKLTREQAMYYFLSGYTAKVAGTERGVTEPQATFSACFGAVFLVWHPTKYAEMLGQLLDQHDATVWLVNTGWTGGPAGVGSRMKLGYTRAMVQAVLRGELVHAPSEPDPVFGLHVPTAIAGVPSEVLRPRDTWADQAAYDAQAAKLAAMFRANFAQFEQAVGGAVTRAGPQA; from the coding sequence ATGGCCACGCAGACGACGCCCGTCCCCGGCTCCACGCTCGAAGCCCAGGGACTGACGCCCACGGGCACCGTTCACTGGAATCTCGTCGCCCCCCGGCTCATCCAGCGCGCCATCGAGCGCGCCGAGGGCCAGTTGGCCGACATGGGCCCGTTCGTGGCCGTCACCACCCCGCACACCGGGCGCTCCCCCAAGGACAAGTTCATCGTCCGTGAACCGTCCGCCGAGCACGACGTGGACTGGGGCAAGGTGAACCAGCCGCTGTCGCCGGAGCACTTCGCGACGCTGCTGGCCGACGTGCGCGCCTACCTCAACGGCCGCGACGAACTGTTCGTGCAGGACCTGTACTGCGGCGCCGAGCCGGCCCACCGGCTCGCCGTGCGCTACGTGTCGCCCAACGCGTGGCACATGGCGTTCGTCCGCAACATGTTCATCCGGCCGGCGCTGGCCGAACTCGCCGCCTTCGCGCCCAACTTCACCGTGCTGCACGCGCCGGAGTACCAGGCCGATCCGGCCCGCCACGGCACGCGCACTGGCACGTTCATCGTCGTCAACCTGGCCCAGCGCATGATCCTCATCGGCGGCACGCGGTACGCCGGCGAGCTGAAGAAGGCGATGTTCACGGTGATGAACTACTACATGCCCAAGCGCGGCGTGCTGTCCATGCACTGCTCGGCCAACATCGGCGCCGACGGCGACACCGCCCTGTTCTTCGGCCTCTCGGGCACCGGCAAGACCACGCTGTCCGCCGATCCGCACCGCGACCTGATCGGCGACGACGAGCACGGCTGGTCGCCCCACGGCGTGTTCAACTTCGAGGGCGGCTGCTACGCCAAGGTGATCAACCTGTCGGCCGAGAGCGAGCCCGACATCTACGCCACCACGCAGATGTTCGGCACGATCCTCGAGAACGTGGTGCTCGACGCGGCCACCAGCCGCGTGCGGTTCGACGACCAGTCGGTCACCGAGAACACGCGCGCGTCGTATCCGCTGCCGTACATCCGCAACCACGTCCCGTCGGGGCGCGGCGGCCACCCCAAGAACGTGGTCTTCCTGTGCGCCGACGCCTACGGCGTGATGCCGCCGGTGGCCAAGCTCACCCGCGAGCAGGCGATGTACTACTTCCTGTCGGGCTACACCGCCAAGGTGGCCGGCACGGAGCGCGGCGTCACCGAGCCGCAGGCCACCTTCTCGGCGTGCTTCGGCGCCGTGTTCCTGGTGTGGCACCCCACCAAGTACGCGGAGATGCTCGGCCAGTTGCTCGACCAGCACGACGCCACGGTGTGGCTGGTCAACACGGGGTGGACCGGCGGTCCCGCGGGCGTGGGTTCGCGCATGAAGCTGGGCTACACCCGCGCCATGGTGCAGGCCGTGCTGCGCGGCGAACTCGTGCACGCGCCGTCCGAGCCCGATCCGGTGTTCGGCCTCCACGTGCCCACCGCCATCGCCGGCGTGCCGTCGGAGGTGCTGCGGCCGCGCGATACCTGGGCCGACCAGGCGGCGTACGACGCCCAGGCCGCAAAGCTGGCCGCGATGTTCCGCGCGAACTTCGCGCAGTTCGAGCAGGCGGTGGGTGGCGCGGTGACGAGAGCGGGACCGCAGGCCTGA
- a CDS encoding CusA/CzcA family heavy metal efflux RND transporter: MTTPIVPPEHGADAAPPSRINRIVRAALGQPFLVAIFALTLIGLGAWSFSRLPVDAYPDLSPPMVEIITQWPGHASEEVERLVTVPIETEMNGVENLTVLRSISLYGLSDVIMTFADKTDPYFARQRVFERLPNVTLPTGVSASVSPLYSPSGLVYRYVLDSPDRSTMELKVINDWVLSKAYKAVPGVADMSALGGETMEYHVDVDPTKLAGAGLSITDVENALGNNNDNAGGGFYTEGGQFYYVRGLGRLKTTEDIGNVVITVKNGVPVLIKDIATVDIGHAPRLGQFGFNNRDDAVEGVILMRTGEQAQTVLKRVEAETRQLNDSILPKDVKVHPFYDRSSLIHLTTRVVEDNLLRGILLVVVILIFFLYDVRSGLIVAVAIPGSLLFAFIVLDLRHIPANLLSIGAIDFGILVDGAVVMVENIFRRLAERRGTEFSVREVIALAAAEVDRPIVYAIAVIVAGFLPIYVLSGPSGRLFKPMADTTIAALIGSLLITVLVLPPLCAWGLRRGVRERRNGVFEWVKRVYMRGLDWSLAHRGWVMGVSVALFAVALAMTASIGAEFMPKLDEGALWVRATMPYTISFPEAAKFAPQIRGILKSFPEVTDVADEHGRPDDGTDPTGFFNMEFYVGLKPYSEWTGPYHTKPELIAAIDKRLRTFPGITFNYTQPAEDAVDEAETGLKSALDVKIFGDDLTTLEAKGLEVKHVLEHVPGITQLTLVQELGQPSLTVQIDRAKLARYGLGAGDVDNLIESAVGGTAATQVVQGEQLFDLVVRLQPQFRSTPEEIGNILIATPDGSQIPLRQVATLSIANGASFIYRENSHRYIGVQFSVQGRDLAGAVNDARARVAKQVQFPVGYRAVWGGEFKDYTASRAQLRIVLPITIVLIFLLLFFLYDNFKFPLITVVGVVLSAPLGGLAALMLTGTPFSVSSGIGFLALFGVSVQTAVVYISYANELRLGGMAIAQATREAALLRLRPIMMTALVAAFGLLPAAIATGVGTDSQKPFALVIVGGLFSRLLISVFLMPVLYQMAARPGDQLKV; the protein is encoded by the coding sequence GTGACCACGCCCATCGTACCTCCGGAACACGGGGCGGACGCGGCGCCGCCGTCGCGCATCAATCGCATCGTGCGGGCGGCGCTGGGCCAGCCGTTCCTGGTCGCGATCTTCGCGCTCACCCTCATCGGCCTCGGCGCCTGGTCGTTCTCGCGTCTGCCGGTGGACGCGTACCCCGACCTCTCGCCGCCGATGGTGGAGATCATCACGCAGTGGCCGGGCCACGCCTCGGAAGAGGTGGAGCGGCTGGTCACCGTGCCCATCGAGACCGAGATGAACGGCGTCGAGAACCTCACCGTGCTGCGCTCGATCTCGCTGTACGGACTGTCGGACGTCATCATGACGTTCGCCGACAAGACGGATCCGTACTTCGCGCGCCAGCGCGTGTTCGAGCGCCTGCCCAACGTGACCCTGCCCACCGGTGTGAGCGCGAGCGTGTCGCCGCTCTACTCGCCGTCGGGCCTCGTGTACCGCTACGTGCTCGACAGCCCCGACCGGTCGACGATGGAGCTCAAGGTCATCAACGACTGGGTGCTGTCCAAGGCCTACAAGGCCGTGCCCGGCGTGGCCGACATGTCGGCGCTGGGCGGCGAGACCATGGAGTACCACGTCGACGTCGATCCCACCAAGCTGGCCGGCGCCGGACTCTCCATCACCGACGTCGAGAACGCGCTCGGCAACAACAACGACAACGCCGGCGGCGGCTTCTACACCGAGGGCGGGCAGTTCTATTACGTGCGCGGCCTGGGCCGTCTGAAGACCACCGAGGACATCGGCAACGTCGTGATCACGGTCAAGAACGGCGTGCCGGTGCTGATCAAGGACATCGCGACCGTGGACATCGGCCACGCGCCGCGCCTGGGCCAGTTCGGGTTCAACAACCGCGACGACGCCGTGGAAGGCGTGATCCTCATGCGCACGGGCGAGCAGGCGCAGACCGTGCTCAAGCGCGTGGAGGCCGAGACGCGGCAGCTCAACGATTCGATCCTGCCCAAGGACGTCAAGGTCCATCCGTTCTACGACCGCAGCAGCCTGATCCATCTCACCACGCGCGTGGTGGAGGACAACCTGCTGCGCGGCATCCTGCTCGTCGTCGTCATCCTCATCTTCTTCCTGTACGACGTGCGGTCGGGGTTGATCGTGGCCGTGGCCATTCCCGGGTCGCTGCTGTTCGCGTTCATCGTGCTCGACCTGCGCCACATCCCGGCCAACCTGCTCTCCATCGGCGCCATCGACTTCGGCATCCTGGTGGACGGCGCGGTGGTGATGGTGGAGAACATCTTCCGCCGGCTGGCCGAACGACGAGGCACGGAATTCTCCGTGCGCGAGGTGATCGCGCTCGCCGCCGCCGAGGTGGACCGGCCGATCGTGTACGCCATCGCCGTCATCGTGGCCGGCTTCCTGCCCATCTACGTGCTCTCGGGTCCGTCGGGCCGGCTGTTCAAGCCCATGGCCGACACGACGATCGCCGCCCTTATCGGCTCGCTGCTGATCACGGTGCTCGTGCTCCCGCCGCTGTGCGCGTGGGGATTGCGCCGGGGGGTGCGCGAGCGCCGCAACGGCGTGTTCGAGTGGGTCAAGCGCGTGTATATGCGCGGACTCGACTGGAGCCTGGCGCACCGCGGCTGGGTGATGGGCGTGAGCGTCGCGCTGTTCGCGGTGGCGCTCGCCATGACGGCCTCGATCGGCGCCGAGTTCATGCCCAAGCTGGACGAGGGCGCGCTCTGGGTGCGGGCCACCATGCCCTACACGATCTCGTTTCCCGAGGCGGCCAAGTTCGCGCCCCAGATCCGCGGGATTCTCAAGTCGTTCCCCGAGGTCACCGACGTGGCCGACGAGCACGGCCGGCCCGACGACGGCACCGATCCCACGGGCTTCTTCAACATGGAGTTCTACGTCGGGCTCAAGCCGTACAGCGAATGGACGGGCCCGTACCACACGAAGCCGGAGTTGATCGCCGCCATCGACAAGCGGCTGCGCACCTTTCCCGGCATCACGTTCAACTACACGCAACCCGCCGAGGACGCCGTGGACGAGGCCGAGACCGGCCTCAAGAGCGCGCTCGACGTGAAGATCTTCGGCGACGACCTCACCACGCTCGAAGCCAAGGGCCTCGAGGTGAAGCACGTGCTCGAGCACGTGCCGGGCATCACCCAACTCACGCTCGTGCAGGAGCTGGGCCAGCCGTCGCTCACCGTGCAGATCGACCGGGCCAAGCTGGCCCGGTACGGGCTGGGCGCCGGCGACGTGGACAATCTGATCGAATCGGCCGTGGGCGGGACTGCCGCCACGCAGGTGGTGCAGGGCGAGCAACTGTTCGACCTCGTCGTGCGCCTGCAGCCGCAGTTCCGGAGCACGCCCGAGGAGATCGGCAACATCCTCATCGCCACGCCCGACGGCAGCCAGATCCCGCTCCGCCAGGTGGCCACGCTCTCGATCGCCAACGGCGCGTCGTTCATCTACCGCGAGAACAGCCACCGCTACATCGGCGTGCAGTTCTCCGTGCAGGGGCGCGACCTGGCCGGCGCCGTCAACGACGCCCGCGCCCGGGTGGCCAAGCAGGTGCAGTTCCCGGTGGGCTACCGCGCCGTGTGGGGCGGCGAGTTCAAGGACTACACGGCGTCGCGCGCTCAGCTGCGGATCGTGCTGCCGATCACCATCGTGCTCATCTTCCTGCTGCTGTTCTTCCTCTACGACAACTTCAAGTTCCCGCTCATCACCGTGGTCGGCGTGGTGCTGTCGGCGCCGTTGGGCGGGCTCGCCGCGCTCATGCTCACGGGCACGCCGTTCTCCGTGTCGTCGGGCATCGGGTTCCTGGCGCTGTTCGGCGTCTCGGTGCAGACCGCGGTGGTGTACATCTCGTATGCCAACGAGCTGCGGCTGGGAGGCATGGCCATCGCCCAGGCCACCCGCGAGGCGGCGCTGCTCCGATTGCGCCCGATCATGATGACGGCGCTGGTGGCCGCGTTCGGGTTGTTGCCGGCGGCCATCGCCACCGGCGTGGGCACCGACTCGCAGAAGCCGTTCGCGCTCGTCATCGTGGGCGGCCTCTTCTCGCGACTCCTGATCAGCGTGTTCCTGATGCCGGTGCTGTATCAGATGGCGGCCCGGCCGGGCGATCAGCTGAAGGTGTAG
- a CDS encoding efflux RND transporter periplasmic adaptor subunit has translation MSKRSLAPATLVAAAFISLAGLVAGCTSSSSASEDTTAIVKPSTFKVTDAQRARLQIVTLADTTFRPTLDVTGTVAFNGDSSTQVIAPISGPVVRLLVNIGAVVSAGSPLAAVSSPDYAAAVATYRKADDASRNTQRILKLDEQLFANDALARADLDQARTDASSAAADLDAAVQGLRALGVADSTITAIRTGKQSGEVEGMIRSPIAGVVVEKLITPGQLLQAGATPTFTVANLSTAWVMASVYPTDLDLVSKGQAASIITDATTRPVPGRVDYVAALVDPGTKATAVRIVADNRAQLLKRDMFVQVQIHSSSTRTGILIPAASLLRDNDNLPFVFVALPDGSFERRRITYGYRVGDSYQATSGLAAGDKVVADGALFIQFAESQ, from the coding sequence GTGAGTAAGCGCTCTCTCGCGCCCGCGACGCTCGTCGCCGCCGCGTTCATCTCGCTTGCCGGCCTCGTGGCCGGCTGCACCTCGTCATCCTCGGCCAGCGAAGACACCACGGCGATCGTCAAGCCGTCCACCTTCAAGGTCACCGACGCCCAGCGCGCCCGGTTGCAGATCGTCACGCTGGCCGACACCACCTTCCGGCCCACGCTCGACGTCACCGGCACCGTGGCGTTCAACGGCGACTCCTCCACGCAGGTCATCGCGCCGATCTCCGGCCCCGTGGTGCGGCTGCTGGTGAACATCGGCGCCGTGGTATCGGCCGGGTCGCCGCTGGCCGCGGTCTCGTCGCCCGACTACGCCGCGGCGGTGGCCACCTATCGCAAGGCCGACGACGCCTCGCGCAACACGCAGCGCATCCTCAAACTCGACGAGCAACTGTTCGCCAACGACGCCCTGGCCCGGGCCGATCTCGACCAGGCGCGCACCGACGCCTCGTCGGCCGCGGCCGATCTGGACGCCGCCGTGCAGGGTCTCCGCGCGCTCGGCGTGGCCGACAGCACGATCACCGCCATCCGCACCGGCAAGCAGTCGGGCGAGGTGGAGGGCATGATCCGGTCGCCTATCGCCGGCGTCGTGGTGGAGAAGCTCATCACGCCAGGCCAGCTGCTGCAGGCCGGCGCCACGCCCACCTTCACCGTGGCCAATCTCAGCACGGCGTGGGTGATGGCCAGCGTGTATCCCACCGACCTCGACCTCGTGAGCAAGGGCCAGGCGGCGAGCATCATCACCGACGCCACCACCAGGCCGGTGCCGGGCCGCGTGGACTACGTGGCGGCGCTGGTGGATCCGGGCACCAAGGCCACCGCGGTGCGCATCGTGGCCGACAACCGCGCCCAACTGCTCAAGCGCGACATGTTCGTGCAGGTGCAGATCCACTCCAGCAGCACACGCACGGGGATCCTGATCCCCGCCGCCTCGCTGTTGCGCGACAACGACAACCTGCCGTTCGTGTTCGTGGCCCTGCCCGACGGCTCGTTCGAGCGGCGCCGCATCACGTACGGCTACCGCGTGGGCGATAGCTATCAGGCCACGTCGGGTCTGGCCGCCGGCGACAAGGTCGTGGCCGACGGCGCGCTCTTCATCCAGTTCGCGGAGAGCCAGTGA
- a CDS encoding NADP-dependent malic enzyme has protein sequence MTKREDALEYHREGRPGKIAVVPTKPLSNQRDLGLAYTPGVAEPCLDIKDDPDKAYEYTAKGNLVAVVSNGTAVLGLGNIGALAGKPVMEGKGNLFKQFADIDVFDLEVGSENADDVIRFCQLLEPTVGGINLEDIRAPDCFYIEETLRRTLSIPVFHDDQHGTAIISGAALLNALEILDKDIATVRVVFSGAGAAAIASAEHYVRLGVKREHILMCDRKGVIHADRDAKDLDPYKARFAAKTALRTLAEALDGADVFVGLSAAGAVTPEMIARMAPRPIVFALANPVPEILPEEVRSVRDDAIIATGRSDYPNQVNNVLGFPFIFRGALDVRATEINEEMKMAATRALAALAKQDVPDNVAALYGLRDVKFGPEYLIPFPFDHRALLWVAPAVAWAAVASGVAKEFVELETYRAQLEERLGRARGIMRGLINRAIQRPKRIVFPEGEEPKVIRAASILVDDGIAQPVLLGNRAVIEQTAQNMGVSLEDVTIEDPATSALREEYALFLWQLRQRKGLSLDEARRRLFNGNYFGSCMVARNDADGLVSGVNLHYPETIRPALEVIGAHPKAGIVSGMYMLVFPKHVVFCADTTVNLDPTAEQLAQIGYAASRITRTMGIVPRIAMLSYSNFGSVRSPDTVKMARAAELLRERDPSLVVDGDMQADTALDMQIMARDYPFSALTQPANVLIFPNLSAGNIAYKLLIHLGGATAIGPILVGMRRPVHVLERGADVQDIVNMAAVAVVDAQERSRPTPAAKTADEPDPTIFSRI, from the coding sequence ATGACCAAACGCGAAGACGCACTCGAGTACCATCGGGAAGGACGCCCGGGCAAGATCGCCGTCGTTCCCACCAAGCCGCTGAGCAATCAGCGCGACCTCGGACTCGCCTACACACCGGGCGTGGCCGAACCCTGCCTCGACATCAAGGACGACCCCGACAAGGCGTACGAGTACACCGCCAAGGGGAACCTCGTCGCCGTGGTGTCCAACGGCACCGCCGTGCTCGGCCTCGGCAACATCGGGGCGCTGGCCGGCAAGCCGGTGATGGAGGGCAAGGGCAACCTCTTCAAGCAGTTCGCCGACATCGACGTGTTCGATCTCGAAGTGGGATCGGAGAACGCCGACGACGTGATCCGCTTCTGCCAGTTGCTCGAGCCCACCGTGGGCGGGATCAATCTGGAAGACATCCGCGCGCCCGACTGCTTCTACATCGAGGAGACGCTCCGCCGGACGCTCTCCATTCCCGTGTTCCACGACGATCAGCACGGGACGGCGATCATCTCCGGGGCGGCGCTGCTCAACGCGCTCGAGATCCTGGACAAGGACATCGCCACCGTGCGCGTGGTGTTCTCCGGCGCCGGCGCCGCGGCCATCGCCAGCGCCGAGCACTACGTGCGCCTGGGGGTGAAGCGCGAGCACATCCTGATGTGCGACCGCAAGGGCGTGATCCACGCCGACCGCGATGCCAAGGATCTCGATCCGTACAAGGCACGATTCGCCGCCAAGACGGCGCTCCGCACGCTCGCCGAAGCGCTCGACGGCGCCGACGTGTTCGTGGGGCTGTCGGCCGCCGGCGCCGTGACGCCGGAGATGATCGCGAGGATGGCGCCGCGCCCGATCGTGTTCGCGCTGGCCAATCCGGTGCCGGAGATCCTGCCCGAGGAAGTGCGCTCGGTGCGCGACGACGCGATCATCGCCACCGGCCGCAGCGACTATCCCAATCAGGTGAACAACGTCCTCGGCTTCCCGTTCATCTTCCGCGGCGCGCTCGACGTGCGGGCCACCGAGATCAACGAGGAGATGAAGATGGCGGCCACGCGCGCCCTCGCCGCGCTGGCCAAGCAGGACGTGCCCGACAACGTGGCCGCGCTCTACGGGCTGCGCGACGTGAAGTTCGGCCCCGAGTACCTGATCCCGTTCCCGTTCGACCACCGGGCGTTGCTCTGGGTGGCGCCGGCCGTGGCGTGGGCCGCGGTGGCGAGCGGCGTGGCCAAGGAGTTCGTCGAGCTCGAGACCTACCGCGCGCAGCTCGAGGAGCGGCTCGGACGGGCCCGCGGGATCATGCGCGGACTCATCAATCGGGCCATCCAGCGCCCCAAGCGCATCGTGTTCCCCGAGGGCGAGGAGCCCAAGGTCATCCGCGCCGCCTCGATCCTCGTCGATGACGGCATCGCCCAGCCGGTGCTGCTCGGCAATCGCGCCGTGATCGAGCAGACGGCCCAGAACATGGGCGTGTCGCTGGAGGACGTGACGATCGAGGACCCGGCCACGTCGGCGCTGCGCGAGGAGTACGCGCTGTTCCTGTGGCAGCTCCGGCAGCGCAAGGGCCTGTCGCTCGACGAGGCGCGGCGCCGCCTGTTCAACGGCAACTACTTCGGCTCGTGCATGGTGGCGCGCAACGACGCCGACGGCCTCGTGTCGGGCGTCAATCTGCACTACCCGGAGACCATCCGGCCGGCGCTGGAAGTGATCGGCGCCCATCCCAAGGCGGGGATCGTGAGCGGCATGTACATGCTCGTCTTCCCCAAGCACGTGGTGTTCTGCGCCGACACCACGGTGAATCTCGATCCGACGGCGGAGCAGCTCGCCCAGATCGGGTACGCGGCCAGCCGCATCACGCGCACCATGGGCATCGTGCCGCGCATCGCGATGCTGTCGTACTCCAACTTCGGCTCGGTGCGCAGTCCCGACACCGTGAAGATGGCGCGGGCCGCGGAGCTCCTGCGCGAGCGCGATCCGTCGCTGGTCGTGGACGGCGACATGCAGGCCGACACGGCGCTCGACATGCAGATCATGGCGCGCGACTACCCGTTCAGCGCCCTCACGCAGCCCGCCAACGTGCTCATCTTTCCCAACCTGAGCGCCGGCAACATCGCCTACAAACTGCTCATCCACCTGGGCGGCGCCACGGCCATTGGCCCGATCCTCGTGGGTATGCGACGCCCCGTGCACGTGCTCGAGCGCGGCGCCGACGTGCAGGACATCGTGAACATGGCGGCGGTGGCCGTCGTGGACGCGCAGGAACGCTCGCGGCCCACCCCCGCGGCCAAGACCGCCGACGAACCCGATCCGACGATCTTCTCGAGGATTTAG
- a CDS encoding Stp1/IreP family PP2C-type Ser/Thr phosphatase — protein sequence MIRSGNEDSYAVDMSDTRGVFMVADGMGGHAAGEVASEMAVQIVVRELGAVQDLQSSESPRRVGQALQHANRAIHDRTLTEVDKQGMGTTASVLLLSGSRYMIGQVGDSRVYLLRDGALIQLTKDHSYVQEQVDLGNLTPEQARYHPYSNVITRCVGASPDVEADVYVGDAHVGDVFLVASDGLTGMVDDRRLQQLLMARTVPERKVHALIAEANGRGGLDNITAIVVQVESTEDTRAETTTGEMTAASDAHV from the coding sequence ATGATCCGGTCCGGCAACGAGGACAGCTACGCCGTGGACATGAGCGACACGCGCGGCGTGTTCATGGTGGCCGACGGCATGGGCGGGCACGCCGCCGGCGAAGTGGCCAGCGAGATGGCGGTGCAGATCGTGGTGCGCGAGTTGGGGGCGGTGCAGGATCTCCAGTCCTCCGAGTCGCCGCGGCGCGTGGGGCAGGCGCTCCAGCACGCCAATCGCGCCATCCACGACCGCACGCTCACCGAGGTGGACAAGCAGGGCATGGGCACCACGGCCTCGGTGCTCCTCCTGTCCGGCTCCCGGTACATGATCGGCCAGGTGGGCGATTCCCGCGTCTACCTGCTGCGCGACGGCGCCCTCATCCAGCTCACCAAGGACCACTCGTACGTGCAGGAGCAGGTGGACCTGGGCAACCTGACGCCGGAGCAGGCCCGCTACCATCCCTACAGCAACGTCATCACCCGCTGTGTGGGGGCGAGCCCGGACGTGGAGGCCGACGTCTACGTGGGCGACGCGCACGTGGGCGATGTGTTTCTCGTGGCCAGCGACGGACTCACCGGCATGGTGGACGACCGGCGGCTGCAGCAGCTGCTGATGGCGCGCACGGTGCCCGAGCGCAAGGTGCATGCGCTGATTGCCGAGGCGAACGGCCGCGGCGGGCTGGACAACATCACCGCGATCGTGGTCCAGGTGGAATCGACCGAGGACACGCGCGCCGAGACCACCACCGGCGAGATGACGGCGGCGTCGGACGCGCATGTCTGA
- a CDS encoding HD domain-containing protein, whose translation MRTLRDPLWNTIAVEPFALRLVDTPQFQRLRNVRQLGLAHLVYPGATHTRFEHALGAYHLARRALALLDEGGFLDDALRTEAGVVRAAALLHDIGHYPFSHALEEIGALHHEEVARPLVTGGAIGALLTAELGADAPARVIALIRGESASPLQGLISGSLDLDKIEYLRRDAFMCGVAYGEIDADRLLNSMTVVTDPETGARRLGIVEKGLAALESLLFAKYQMYRNVYWHHAVRSATVMYKRLVADALHAGSLDAGSLAAFTDEALLAELARRHPSALLDGLRERRLYKRSFECPAAQLSGDECEWIAEDPALVARVEAALARELGLAPGELLLDYPVKTQMLGLDIPVLRRDGSVRRLTAQGWAGAIDLPKLSEELYRSARWLRVFTANRAAIAPEPLLGLLRRSGDEVRAMVESGNRLLTR comes from the coding sequence ATGCGCACTCTCCGCGACCCCCTCTGGAACACCATCGCCGTCGAGCCGTTCGCGCTTCGATTGGTGGACACCCCGCAGTTCCAGCGGTTGCGCAACGTGCGCCAGCTCGGCCTGGCCCATCTGGTCTATCCCGGTGCCACGCACACGCGGTTCGAGCATGCGCTCGGCGCGTATCACCTGGCTCGGCGTGCGCTGGCCCTGCTCGACGAGGGCGGATTCCTGGATGACGCGCTCCGCACCGAGGCCGGCGTGGTGCGCGCCGCCGCGCTCCTGCACGACATCGGCCACTACCCGTTCTCGCACGCGCTCGAGGAGATCGGCGCGCTGCACCATGAAGAGGTGGCCCGTCCACTCGTCACCGGCGGCGCCATCGGCGCCCTGCTCACCGCCGAACTCGGCGCCGACGCGCCGGCGCGCGTGATCGCGCTCATTCGCGGGGAGAGCGCGAGCCCCCTCCAGGGGCTGATCTCCGGATCGCTGGACCTGGACAAGATCGAGTACCTGCGGCGCGATGCGTTCATGTGCGGCGTGGCCTACGGCGAGATCGACGCCGACCGGCTGCTCAATTCCATGACCGTGGTCACCGATCCCGAGACCGGCGCGCGGCGGCTGGGCATCGTCGAGAAGGGGCTGGCGGCGCTCGAGTCGCTGCTCTTTGCCAAGTACCAGATGTACCGCAACGTGTACTGGCACCACGCCGTGCGCAGCGCGACGGTCATGTACAAACGCCTCGTGGCCGACGCGCTCCACGCCGGTTCGCTGGATGCCGGCTCGCTGGCGGCATTCACGGACGAGGCGTTGCTCGCCGAGCTGGCGCGCCGTCATCCGTCGGCCCTGCTCGACGGACTGCGCGAGCGGCGCCTGTACAAGCGCTCGTTCGAGTGTCCCGCGGCGCAGCTTTCCGGCGACGAATGCGAGTGGATTGCCGAGGACCCCGCGCTCGTAGCCCGCGTGGAGGCGGCGCTGGCGCGCGAACTCGGCCTCGCCCCCGGCGAGTTGCTGCTGGACTATCCCGTGAAGACGCAGATGCTGGGACTCGACATCCCCGTGCTGCGCCGCGATGGGTCGGTGCGCCGCCTCACTGCGCAGGGCTGGGCGGGCGCCATCGATCTGCCCAAGCTCAGCGAGGAGCTCTACCGGTCGGCGCGGTGGCTGCGTGTGTTCACGGCCAATCGCGCGGCGATCGCGCCGGAGCCATTGCTGGGGCTGCTGAGGCGCTCGGGGGACGAGGTGCGGGCGATGGTGGAGAGCGGGAACCGCCTCTTGACGCGGTAG